A DNA window from Arachis hypogaea cultivar Tifrunner chromosome 18, arahy.Tifrunner.gnm2.J5K5, whole genome shotgun sequence contains the following coding sequences:
- the LOC112770731 gene encoding uncharacterized protein isoform X2, whose product MAETVWDQIVGFIQDQGTSQMSNVMNPTQHPPHQQEHLAQLVQQPLRVVPGRFSFDARVYGPSSSSHLAARMSLDSSRSEWGRGICHEYNSGTSAYSPRIDLNLIDSSIQETDEENQVVSHRFGAYHDKMDSGDEDDKENEMDDDGGDEADDGDEQLQARTGDH is encoded by the exons ATGGCAGAAACTGTTTGGGATCAGATTGTTGGGTTCATACAAGACCAAGGTACGTCACAGATGTCAAATGTGATGAACCCAACCCAACACCCTCCACACCAGCAGGAGCATCTAGCTCAGCTGGTGCAACAGCCACTTCGGGTGGTGCCTGGTAGATTTTCTTTTGATGCACGAGTATATGGTCCATCCAGTTCATCTCATTTAGCAGCTAGAATGTCACTTGATTCCAGTAGGAGTGAATGGGGTCGAGGTATTTGTCATGAGTACAACTCTGGAACTAGTGCATATAGTCCAAGAATCGATCTTAACCTCATTGATTCATCAATTCAGGAGACAGATGAAGAAAACCAAGTTGTCTCTCACAGATTTGGTGCATACCATGATAAGATGGACTCTGGTGACGAAGATGATAAGGAAAACGAGATggatgatgatggtggtgatgAGGCTGATGATGGCGATGAGCAACTGCAGGCTAGAACCGGAG ACCATTGA
- the LOC112770731 gene encoding uncharacterized protein isoform X1, producing MAETVWDQIVGFIQDQGTSQMSNVMNPTQHPPHQQEHLAQLVQQPLRVVPGRFSFDARVYGPSSSSHLAARMSLDSSRSEWGRGICHEYNSGTSAYSPRIDLNLIDSSIQETDEENQVVSHRFGAYHDKMDSGDEDDKENEMDDDGGDEADDGDEQLQARTGGNSIIVIVA from the coding sequence ATGGCAGAAACTGTTTGGGATCAGATTGTTGGGTTCATACAAGACCAAGGTACGTCACAGATGTCAAATGTGATGAACCCAACCCAACACCCTCCACACCAGCAGGAGCATCTAGCTCAGCTGGTGCAACAGCCACTTCGGGTGGTGCCTGGTAGATTTTCTTTTGATGCACGAGTATATGGTCCATCCAGTTCATCTCATTTAGCAGCTAGAATGTCACTTGATTCCAGTAGGAGTGAATGGGGTCGAGGTATTTGTCATGAGTACAACTCTGGAACTAGTGCATATAGTCCAAGAATCGATCTTAACCTCATTGATTCATCAATTCAGGAGACAGATGAAGAAAACCAAGTTGTCTCTCACAGATTTGGTGCATACCATGATAAGATGGACTCTGGTGACGAAGATGATAAGGAAAACGAGATggatgatgatggtggtgatgAGGCTGATGATGGCGATGAGCAACTGCAGGCTAGAACCGGAGGTAATTCAATTATAGTTATTGTTGCATGA